The DNA sequence ATGCGGGGTTCCGCCTTTGTTAAACCATTTGAAATTCAAGTAAAAGAGTGGTACAACAAAATAGTAAGAATAAACGCAACTATAGAAGAATGGGGAAAGGTTCAAAGTCAATGGTTATACTTGCTGCCCATTTTTTCTTCGAAGGATATTGTAGCACAAATGCCAGAAGAAGGAGTTATGTTCGGTGAAGTCAACACTATATATCGTCGATACATGGGGATGGTTGACACTGATCCTCATGTGACTGAAATAGCCGGAGGACTTGGAGTACTAGAAGTATTAAAAATTGCTTCCGGACTTTTAGAGAGAATCAATGACGGGGTCAATAACTACTTAGAAAAGAAGAGGCTTTACTTTCCAAGATTCTTCTTTTTATCCAATGATGAGATGCTGGAAATATTATCAGAAACTAAAAATCCGCTCAAAGTGCAACCACATTTGAAAAAATGCTTTGAAGGAATAAACAGATTAGTATTCGACCCGGATTACAATATTTCAGCTATGATATCAATGGAAGGCGAACAAGTTGAGTTTCTCGAAAACATAAATGTACAAGCTACATGTGGATCTGTAGAAAAATGGCTTGTCCAGGTAGAAGAACAAATGGTTAAAGCTGTCAAAATGGAAACGGAATTATCTTATGACGAATATCCAAATGTAGGACGTACTGAATGGGTTTTATCATGGGAAGGGATGGTTGTATTATCTATTTCACAAATTTACTGGGCTATAGATGTTCACGAAGCGCTTGATACTCACAAACTAACTGCGCTTGAAACGTTTCACGAACGTTTGACGAATCAACTCAACGAAACCGTTGCTATAATACGCCGAAGTGACTTGACAAAGCTGAATAGTATTACTATAAAAGCCCTCATAGTTATAGATGTCCACGCAAAGGATGTTATAATTGAACTCATTTCTAAAAACGTAACAGAGGTTACTGATTTCCAATGGTTGGCCCAGCTACGTTACTATTGGGAAGAAGAAAGGGTTTATGTAAGGATTATTAATGCAGTAGTTAATTATGCTTACGAATATTTGGGAAATTCTGACAGACTAGTAATAACTCCTCTGACGGATAGGTGCTACCGTACTCTAATAGGAGCTTATTATCTACATTTAAATGGTGCTCCTGAAGGACCTGCGGGTACCGGCAAAACAGAAACGACTAAAGATTTGGCTAAGGCCTTAGCCGTTCAATGCGTCGTGTTCAATTGTTCTGATGGCTTAGATTACAAAGCTATGGGAAAATTCTTCAAAGGTCTGGCCTCGTGCGGTGCGTGGGCGTGTTTTGATGAGTTCAATCGTATAGAAGTGGAAGTATTATCCGTAATAGCTCAACAAATTTTATGTATTATCCAAGCTGTCAGAGCAAACTTAGAAACTTTTGTATTTGAAGGAACGAACTTGATTTTAAACCCCGCTTGTTATGTTTGTATTACTATGAATCCAGGATATGCTGGAAGGTCCGAGTTGCCGGACAACCTAAAAGTTTTATTTAGAACTGTAGCCATGATGGTCCCAGATTACGCGATGATAGGGGAAATATCTCTTTACTCTTTTGGGTTTATCGACGCAcgcaatttgtcagtaaaaataGTTACAACGTACAAACTTTGTTCCGAACAACTATCTTCCCAAAATCATTATGATTATGGAATGAGAGCTGTAAAAACAGTTTTATCTGCTGCGGGAACCTTAAAGAGAAGCTTTCCTGACGAAAAGGAAAGCATTTTACTGCTACGGTCAATCACCGACGTAAATTTGCCAAAGTTCTTGTCTTTTGATGTTCCATTGTTTGAAGGCATAATATCAGATCTATTCCCTGACATAATTTTACCAAAACCAGACTATGATAATTTCTTAAAAGCATGCAACGATACTTGCGAATTAAATAATCTCCAACCAATGGATTGCTTTTTGATGAAAGTAATTCAAACGTATGAAATGATGATTGTTCGGCACGGGTTCATGTTGGTTGGAGATACTTATTCAGGAAAGTCCATGACATTGAAAATTCTTTCCGAATCTCTTACATTAATGCATGAAAAAAATCAACCGGGAGGCTGTGCATGTACCTATAAAGTAATAAATCCAAAGGCTGTAACAATGGGACAGCTTTACGGAGCATTTGATCCAATTTCGTATGAATGGACAGACGGTATTGTTGCCACGATGTTTAGAGATTTCGCTTCAGAAGACACTCCGACCAGGAAATGGATTATTTTTGATGGCCCAGTGGATGCTGTTTGGATTGAGAATATGAACACTGTGCTAGACGATAATAAGAAACTATGTCTAACATCCGGGGAAGTGATGGCCATGACACATGTAATGTCAATGATATTCGAAGTGATGGATCTTGCTCAAGCCTCGCCAGCTACGGTATCAAGATGTGGCATGATTTACATGGAGTCGGTTACGCTCGGTTTTCATCCATTTTATAAATCCTGGATAAAAACACTTAGCTCCTATTGGCTTGAAGACAATGAGCAATTTATTTACGATATGTGCGAATGGCTTTTTGAGCCCATGATCTACTTTGTTCGAAAGAACTGTAGCCAGTTGGTTACAGCAGGGGAGGTCAATTTATTAATGAGTACTCTTCGTCTCATTGAAATGCTGATGAACAATGCTATCGAAGGCGAAGAAGATACAAAACATACCAGATGCTGGCTTCAAGCGTCTTTCATCACTGCTTTGGTATGGGGTGTAGGTGGAATATTGAACAGTGATTCCCGTGAAAAGTTTGACGATCTTGTGAAGGAATATTTCAAAGGCGAAAAGGGAATGCCGTCCCAATTAGATCGATTCGAAGTATCTATTCCTCCCGAGGGCATGCTCATTGACCATTATTACGTTTATAAAGGTAAAGGCTGCTGGAAGACGTGGTCCGAAGCTGTTAAGGCCGCTCAGGTTAAAGAACAAATCAATCTTTTGCAAACTGTTATACCAactcttgaaacagaaaaatACATGTTTTTACTAAAACTGCATACAAAATTTGCCCAACCGTTATTGTTGATTGGGCCGACGGGTACCGGGAAAAGTTTTTATGTCCaaaattttttgatgaataaaatcgACATGGAGAAGTACACCCCAGGTTTTATAACGTTTACTACAACTACTTCGGCTAATCAAACGCAAGAGTTGGTTATATCTAAGTTAGTGAAAAGAAGAAATAACATATATGGTCCTACTAAAGGTAAAAAAGCAATTATATTTATAGATGACATGAATATGCCGGCTAAAGAAGAGTACGGCGCACAAGCGGCTATAGAATTGCTTAGACTTTTCTTTGACCAGAAACATTGGTACAATTTAAAGACCACTAAAAAACTGTATCTACTCGATACACTTTTTTATGGAGCTATCGGCCCAGTCGGAGGCAGCCGGCAATTGATATACCCAAGAATGCTGCGccatttcaatatttattcaataaacgAATTTTCAAAGGAAAGCATGTGCAAAATTTTCACTACTCTTCTTCAACTGGGCTGGAGAAAAAATGGTTTCGGTCAAGACACACAGCCTGTTATTGTAAATATAATAGCAGCCACAATGGATATTTACGATAGAGCTAGTGAGGGATTGCGACCTACTCCTGCCAAATCACATTACGTTTTCAATCTTAGAGACTTCTCAAGAGTCATACAAGGTTGTACATTGTTAAGAAAGGAATCGGCTGAGAGCAAGAAGACATTCACAAGGCTTTGGGTGCATGAAATTATGCGTGTATTTTATGATAGACTCGTGGATGAGGCTGACCGTTCTTGGTTTTACGAAGTTCTTAAAAAGTCTACTCGTGACTGCATGAAAGATGCATTTGAAACTGCACTGGATACATACGCAAATGAAGAAGGTCAAGTAACAGAAGAAAATATCAAAGCTATGATGTTTGGATGCTATTTAGACGCGGATAGTGCAGAAGGCGAAAGGCGTTACGATGAACTTCCTTCAAAAGAAGCTTTTCTGAATGTGGCAGATGCAATGTTAAACGAGTACAATTCTATGCACAAAGCAAAAATGGATATAGTTTTATTCGATTATGCGTTAGAACATTTGTCAAGAATTTGTCGTCTCTTATCAATGCCTTCTGGAAATGCTTTATTAGTAGGGGTAGGTGGTTCGGGTCGCCAGTCATTAACACGGCTAGCTTGTACAATATTAGGTCAAAATGTTTACCAACCTGATATTACTAAGTCGTATAATGTTAAAGACTGGCATGGTGACATAAAGTTAGTCCTTCGTGAATCAGGCGGTCTCAATAAAGAAACAACATTTTTGTTCACTGATAATCAAATAACTGAAGAAGTGTTCATTCAGAATTTAGACAGTCTGCTAAATTCAGGCGAAGTACCTAATCTATACGGTCTAGATGAAAAACAAGAAATACTTGAGCTAGTACGCCTAGCAGCTCAAGGAGGAAACCGTAACTTAGACATCAGCCCTCTGAAAATTATGGCTTTCTTTGTTGCAAGGTGCAAAACTAAACTACATTGTGTATTGTGCTTTAGTCCGATTGGCAATGCTTTTCGAACTCGATTAAGACATTATCCATCACTAGTAAACTGTTGTACTATCGATTGGTTTGATAGTTGGCCTGAAGACGCGTTGACTATGGTAGCTCATCATTATATGGGAAAAGTGAACGTGCCTGATCAAGCAAAATCTGCTGCTGTTATAGCTTGTAAGCAATTTCATGTTGATGCTAGACGTATTTCAAGAGAATTTTATAGTCTGTATGGCAGAAAAACATACATAACATCTGCTTCTTATTTAGATTTGATCAAGTCCTTCACGACATTGACGAATAAAAAACAAAGAGAGCTGAAGGCAGCCAAGCTCAGATATACGAATGGTTTGGATAAACTTAGCCAAGCAGCTGATGCTGTAGGGATCATGCAGAGTGATTTGAATGACCTAAAACCTCGACTCATTATCATGGCCGAAAAGTCAGCCAAAATGATGGAAGAGATAGAAACGGAAACTCAGAGTGCTGACAAAGCTGCTGCACAAGTAAGAGCTGATCAAAAAGTTGCTAATGTACAAGCAGCAGCTGCGCAAGAACTGAAGAAAGATTGTGAGGCTGATTTAGCTCTTGCTTTACCGATATTAGAGGATGCTATTGCGGCTTTAAATACCCTTAAACCTGCTGATATAACTATTGTTAAATCAATGAAGAACCCCCCAGCCACTGTCAAGTTGGTCATGGCTGCAGTTTGCGTCATGAAAGGTATACCTCCCGATAAAATTCCAGATCCTGAGAATCCTGGCAAAAAAATACTGGATTACTGGGGGCCAAGTAAAAGAATATTAGGCGACATGAGCTTTTTAGAGTCTCTGAAAAACTACGATAAGGACAATATACCCGTTGAGACCATGAAAAAAATTAGAAAAGATTATCTTTCTAATAAAGACTTCAAACCCCATATTATTGCTAAAGCTTCTACGGCCGCTGAAGGATTGTGCAAATGGATAATTGCTATGGATATGTATGATGCTGTTGCTAAAGTGGTAGCCCCAAAGAAAGCTAAATTAAATGCAGCTGAAAAAGAGTTTTCTGAAACTATGGCTATCTTAGAAGAGAAGAAGGCAACAGTTGCTCGTTTAGAAGCTAAGCTAGCTGAGTTACATGAATCGTTAACAGAAGCCAATATTCAAAAGAAAGCTCTGGAAGACGAAGTGCAGTTATGTATAGATAAACTTTGTAGAGCCGAAAAATTGCTAGGTGGTTTAGGAGGAGAAAAGGTGCGTTGGACGACAGCCGCTGAAAATGTACAATTATTGTTTGACAATTTAGCGGGAGACATATTGATTTCCTGTGGAATAATTGCCTATTTAGCGCCTTATACCTTACCGGTGAGGACTGAAATGACTGACAAATGGTTTCAACTAATAATCCAACTGGAAATGCCGCATTCGGATGTTTTTGTCCTAAAAAACGTTTTAGGTTCTAgtatcaaaatacaaaattggtGCATTGCAGGATTACCTAGAGATGCATTCTCCATTGACAATGGTATTATTTTAGATAATTCTCTACGATGGTCTTTACTAGTAGATCCTCAAGGGCAAGCAAATAAATGGattaaaaatatggaaaaatcGAATGATCTCCAAGTATTAAAATTCACTGATGATAATTACATGAAAGTTATAGAAACATCTTTAGAGTACGGCAAACCTGTTTTATTTGATTGCGTATTAGAAGACATAGAGGCACCTTTAGATCCGATATTATTGAAACAGACGTATAAGCAAGGTGGCAAAGAGTTTATTTCATTAGGTGACAATGTCATAGAATATCATTCCAATTTCAGATTATACATGACTACAAAGCTAAGGAACCCACATTATTTGCctgatatttttaataaagtgactttaattaattttgcttTGACTAAAGACGGTTTGGAGGATCAATTACTTGGAATAGTCGTAGCTAAAGAACGTCCTGATTTGCAAGACAAACGCGAAAAACTTATAGTTCAAGGCGCAGCTAATAAAAGTGCTTTAAAGCAAGTGGAGGATGACATTTTACGCACTTTGCAGGAATCAAAGGGTGATATTTTAGAGGATGAAACTGCAATTGAAGTTTTGGATTCATCCAAATTATTGGCAATCGATATTATGAAAAAACAAGAAGCAAGTGTTGAAACTGAACGTGCGATTGAAAAGTTTCGGCTTGGTTATAAACCTATAGCTTCACATTCAGCTGTGTTGTATTATTGTGTCACAGAACTGCCAAACGTAGACCCCATGTATCAATATTCATTGACTTGGTATATTGGTCTTTACATTTCATCAATCGAGCGTGCAAATAAATCTAAAGTTTTAGAAAGGAGATTAAATTTTCTAAAAGATAcatttacttataatttgtacaAAAATGTTTGCCGGTCATTGTTCGATAAAGATAAACTCATGTTTTCATTTATAATGTGCTCTAAATTGATGTTATCTACATGTGATATAGATCATgaagaatatatatttttaataactgGAGGAATTGCCGTTGAGAATCCTTTGAAGAAGCCTGCTGAATGGCTTACAGATAAAGCCTGGGACGAGATGTGTCGAATTGATGACTTGCCTTCTTACCGTGGAATTAGAGACGATTTAGTGAGCTCTGTGACTTTATGGAAAATAGTTTATGACGACATGCACCCACAAAATAAGCCTTTGCCAGGCAAATGGGATCAGGCGTTAACCGACTTTCAGAAATTgttaataatcagagttttacGGCCTGATAAGTTAACCATAGCCATTTCTAAATTTGTGGAGAAACAATTGGAGCCCAAGTATGTTACACCTCCTCCTTTTGATATTGCAAAATCATACGGGGACTCCAACTTTTTTACTCCACTAATCTTTATTCTATCTCCTGGGTCAGATCCCATGGATGCTCTAATGAGATATTGTGAGAAGTCAGGATATTCAAATCGGTTTAATTCGATATCATTGGGTCAAGGACAGGGACCAATCGCAACGGCAATGATAGAAAAGGCTCAATTGGAAGGTGGCTGGGTGTGCTTACAGAACTGTCACTTAGCTACATCCTGGCTTCCGGCTCTTGAAGACATAGTTGAAAGTTTTGACTTGACTAACACAGATTTAAGCTTTAGACTCTGGTTGACAAGTTACCCGTCTGACAAATTCCCTCAATCTATACTACAAGTCGGTGTGAAAATGACTAACGAACCTCCAACTGGACTCCAACACAACCTGAACCGATCTTATAATTCAGAACCATTAAAAGAACCCCAGTTCTTTGAAGGCTGTCAAGGAAAAGATAGAACTTTCAGCAAACTTTTATACGGGATAAGTTTCTTCCATGCGGTAGTACAGGAGAGAAAAAAGTTCGGACCATTAGGATGGAATATTCAATATGGTTTCAATGACTCCGATTTCCAAATATCCGT is a window from the Cydia amplana chromosome 6, ilCydAmpl1.1, whole genome shotgun sequence genome containing:
- the LOC134649041 gene encoding dynein axonemal heavy chain 12-like is translated as MEEYELRKLLQTKNGCRIPKMPPIPNVRIMENLPFTPTPPYKRAKEKRAYFRQAVEESASKIKIKIARPPPPLAQLLDYDQAEQERLIATLKKSAENVQPPPMLRAWEKKITALVPSKLRTAFPTLTEELLNESKDEWNIHLHDLAVKTIIRDVPGVPRKRYEEPFFKFKGITENHAKMLRFRKKLEDGALIMHPFIRLVLESSEKTFPTEIINMAKYRAKGPIDLVVFRTKIMDEIRRADHLVSSTWYAILVQWLKNPRCLKGMHSKRVPQFVRCATKMISMQIQELMRRSIEAIINAVKDKDSMPIINLTLDFNGEFVYEESLETVFETYHDIVNAISLIGQKLMPIEQYLNLPYDFDALPVQYNEWLNKDGHMRLQKHLDIVFDPLIRYLDKLRLEYSMLYGPTAKSELLQFIEDAEEFEEFRDKILYFQSVDSDITAVVANAYFNCAVVNQLKMITGLKNKALEFINDIIAGIVKAHSDENQNICNEFEIIKDKALKQPENAADLIEQGVYITHAKTVLIEALKERISRQISIVSNLLEMTYLTAEHVESNTRCVNWLKDIKPIFEKNATDFEATKMEMEDNLMNKITYLNDEVLKMIPYLELLDNMDDVNNTLEYLEYLRKFAYRLRDYDKVVSWITNEEKTFKFPITTFADLEEVKDFILPFYNLVHLVHRWKRSYYTWMDGTFEYLDHLAIERDHDFYYKEFLKLSKEYKNKIKQQITEGNERRFQGLVDDPDVNNLPAPMKLCAQAIAEIKEWRPNVQMAHIMCNKALMQRHWDEMSAIAKFDLTPNAGTTLRKIINFNLWDDLDQYEIISIAATKELALVTNLNKMIAEWDDICFKTSDYKDTGIHILSGLDDIQCVLDEHIVKTIAMRGSAFVKPFEIQVKEWYNKIVRINATIEEWGKVQSQWLYLLPIFSSKDIVAQMPEEGVMFGEVNTIYRRYMGMVDTDPHVTEIAGGLGVLEVLKIASGLLERINDGVNNYLEKKRLYFPRFFFLSNDEMLEILSETKNPLKVQPHLKKCFEGINRLVFDPDYNISAMISMEGEQVEFLENINVQATCGSVEKWLVQVEEQMVKAVKMETELSYDEYPNVGRTEWVLSWEGMVVLSISQIYWAIDVHEALDTHKLTALETFHERLTNQLNETVAIIRRSDLTKLNSITIKALIVIDVHAKDVIIELISKNVTEVTDFQWLAQLRYYWEEERVYVRIINAVVNYAYEYLGNSDRLVITPLTDRCYRTLIGAYYLHLNGAPEGPAGTGKTETTKDLAKALAVQCVVFNCSDGLDYKAMGKFFKGLASCGAWACFDEFNRIEVEVLSVIAQQILCIIQAVRANLETFVFEGTNLILNPACYVCITMNPGYAGRSELPDNLKVLFRTVAMMVPDYAMIGEISLYSFGFIDARNLSVKIVTTYKLCSEQLSSQNHYDYGMRAVKTVLSAAGTLKRSFPDEKESILLLRSITDVNLPKFLSFDVPLFEGIISDLFPDIILPKPDYDNFLKACNDTCELNNLQPMDCFLMKVIQTYEMMIVRHGFMLVGDTYSGKSMTLKILSESLTLMHEKNQPGGCACTYKVINPKAVTMGQLYGAFDPISYEWTDGIVATMFRDFASEDTPTRKWIIFDGPVDAVWIENMNTVLDDNKKLCLTSGEVMAMTHVMSMIFEVMDLAQASPATVSRCGMIYMESVTLGFHPFYKSWIKTLSSYWLEDNEQFIYDMCEWLFEPMIYFVRKNCSQLVTAGEVNLLMSTLRLIEMLMNNAIEGEEDTKHTRCWLQASFITALVWGVGGILNSDSREKFDDLVKEYFKGEKGMPSQLDRFEVSIPPEGMLIDHYYVYKGKGCWKTWSEAVKAAQVKEQINLLQTVIPTLETEKYMFLLKLHTKFAQPLLLIGPTGTGKSFYVQNFLMNKIDMEKYTPGFITFTTTTSANQTQELVISKLVKRRNNIYGPTKGKKAIIFIDDMNMPAKEEYGAQAAIELLRLFFDQKHWYNLKTTKKLYLLDTLFYGAIGPVGGSRQLIYPRMLRHFNIYSINEFSKESMCKIFTTLLQLGWRKNGFGQDTQPVIVNIIAATMDIYDRASEGLRPTPAKSHYVFNLRDFSRVIQGCTLLRKESAESKKTFTRLWVHEIMRVFYDRLVDEADRSWFYEVLKKSTRDCMKDAFETALDTYANEEGQVTEENIKAMMFGCYLDADSAEGERRYDELPSKEAFLNVADAMLNEYNSMHKAKMDIVLFDYALEHLSRICRLLSMPSGNALLVGVGGSGRQSLTRLACTILGQNVYQPDITKSYNVKDWHGDIKLVLRESGGLNKETTFLFTDNQITEEVFIQNLDSLLNSGEVPNLYGLDEKQEILELVRLAAQGGNRNLDISPLKIMAFFVARCKTKLHCVLCFSPIGNAFRTRLRHYPSLVNCCTIDWFDSWPEDALTMVAHHYMGKVNVPDQAKSAAVIACKQFHVDARRISREFYSLYGRKTYITSASYLDLIKSFTTLTNKKQRELKAAKLRYTNGLDKLSQAADAVGIMQSDLNDLKPRLIIMAEKSAKMMEEIETETQSADKAAAQVRADQKVANVQAAAAQELKKDCEADLALALPILEDAIAALNTLKPADITIVKSMKNPPATVKLVMAAVCVMKGIPPDKIPDPENPGKKILDYWGPSKRILGDMSFLESLKNYDKDNIPVETMKKIRKDYLSNKDFKPHIIAKASTAAEGLCKWIIAMDMYDAVAKVVAPKKAKLNAAEKEFSETMAILEEKKATVARLEAKLAELHESLTEANIQKKALEDEVQLCIDKLCRAEKLLGGLGGEKVRWTTAAENVQLLFDNLAGDILISCGIIAYLAPYTLPVRTEMTDKWFQLIIQLEMPHSDVFVLKNVLGSSIKIQNWCIAGLPRDAFSIDNGIILDNSLRWSLLVDPQGQANKWIKNMEKSNDLQVLKFTDDNYMKVIETSLEYGKPVLFDCVLEDIEAPLDPILLKQTYKQGGKEFISLGDNVIEYHSNFRLYMTTKLRNPHYLPDIFNKVTLINFALTKDGLEDQLLGIVVAKERPDLQDKREKLIVQGAANKSALKQVEDDILRTLQESKGDILEDETAIEVLDSSKLLAIDIMKKQEASVETERAIEKFRLGYKPIASHSAVLYYCVTELPNVDPMYQYSLTWYIGLYISSIERANKSKVLERRLNFLKDTFTYNLYKNVCRSLFDKDKLMFSFIMCSKLMLSTCDIDHEEYIFLITGGIAVENPLKKPAEWLTDKAWDEMCRIDDLPSYRGIRDDLVSSVTLWKIVYDDMHPQNKPLPGKWDQALTDFQKLLIIRVLRPDKLTIAISKFVEKQLEPKYVTPPPFDIAKSYGDSNFFTPLIFILSPGSDPMDALMRYCEKSGYSNRFNSISLGQGQGPIATAMIEKAQLEGGWVCLQNCHLATSWLPALEDIVESFDLTNTDLSFRLWLTSYPSDKFPQSILQVGVKMTNEPPTGLQHNLNRSYNSEPLKEPQFFEGCQGKDRTFSKLLYGISFFHAVVQERKKFGPLGWNIQYGFNDSDFQISVMQLQMFLNQYEDIQYVAIKYLTGECNYGGRVTDDWDRRLINTLLDDYVNSGVVSDPNHTFCDIGPQYGLPRRCEYQDYLKHIETVPVDPPPEVFGLNMNAGITRDYSISVGLTEALVLVEGTGAGGEGGNTEVILVHMSLEVLSKLPEMFDIESAQKKYPVDYSESMNTVLVQEMQRFNKLINEIKVSLLDLQKALKGLIVMSPALEHQATAMLLGKIPENWRNVSYPSLKPLPNYITDLTERLKMLKNWYDNGKPTTFWLSGFFFTQAFLTGSMQNYARAKKIPIDLLVFDFEVRNVDFERDSPKVGVYVAGLFMDGGRWDRVTNTIAEQFPKVLNDNLPAIWLYPKLKSKFEEGLRYKCPLYKTLERKGVLATTGHSSNFVLAFFLPSDKPSAHWIKRSVALLLQLDN